One segment of Ricinus communis isolate WT05 ecotype wild-type chromosome 8, ASM1957865v1, whole genome shotgun sequence DNA contains the following:
- the LOC8276659 gene encoding ENHANCER OF AG-4 protein 2 isoform X3: MAPGRKKGANKKKAKSQLKLGDLVLAKVKGFPAWPAKISRPEDWERAPDPKKYFVQFFGTEEIAFVAPADIQVFTRELMNKLSARCQGKTKYFAQAVKEICTAFQEIDKEKSSGALGCEAPSVDGIEEDEIEVEVNDEMGTGGPKGETWNEEGDSSSKLKHCSHRQGQTEREDVKPTLSCDVKDNSSPVMSSEKKVKISSPQQQMVVSSTSCLGDPSYVKDEVSGDVNVDVDCTNNPRNGETTSTNGHKSRTIVIESKREPESSADVHNSSRTNGSLVPDNSEPLKDGVNEKDSSGGTMSKFSLNAVKSDSGTRTGKKSKELLVAKRSLKASDNLHENVSSHAVEISDKRKRAQSVPGITTEILHPAKKLKGVGGGGDAAKGSISKNISDSPSSKIINNEEIKQSAFHEKREILLALRAQTGRVKSDGSAYLAKMKSDVSSLTSKVKSDASIQRGKAKSDAPTPVRKVKPDGVAQTGTAKSDASAQISTAKSDATAQSGKVKSNVPSDEAVLPVSKRRRRALEAMSDSATLDSNDKAGKDSLQPKIEFTPNNTKVPVNQLPKRRRAVCLYDNDDEDEEPKTPVHGGSTKSVRAPAAVADTSTRTGSHIGNSIYEQHGSSVDFKPSVEESTIIEHSSSKELSSQLHGDSFSPSHLKSDKRPDTDASTNPGQSEAEQSSSRDAKSTLISPKGSPHSGSISKPAIEQQKATKPLVKASTVGTQKRVQSSFMKVSSSVLDSHSSENNVTNPRNRPGISGERPKNTPKARMNDPAVLTETPTELEGGTEERSNLLVDSKTPDSVMSMKNLIAAAQAKRREAHLQHFSFGNPSSFLSITDPQGSSPGLVSAQPFLSGTSFSLQGDLQNFHHRTNLVSPSTHGGQLESVNQVDAEEIEERRVSSGHRAAGGSLSGGTEAAVARDAFEGMIETLSRTKESIGRATRLAIDCAKYGIANEVVELLIRKLEIEPSFHRKVDLFFLVDSITQCSHNQKGIAGASYVPTVQAALPRLLGAAAPPGSGARENRRQCLKVLRLWLERKILPEAVLKRYMDDIGFSNDDSSAGFSLRRPSRAERAVDDPIREMEGMLVDEYGSNATFQLPGFLSSNVFEDEDEEEDLPSSSLKEGADVSSLAEANRTLGESETYTITPNDRRHCILEDVDGELEMEDVSGHQKDERPLSTGGSFEVDEQQHCSVLEPVITNSVELPPLPEGSPPLPPDSPPPPPPLPPSPPPPLPMSPSPPPPPPPLPSQPPPPHIPPSGPPQSLVPQLSVPTQPPLASQPIIPSVSSLQSSPQLAFPPAVPHEYCSTSSGNQLAQMSGNIRTNHSDAVVKSELFPQQSPCFTPAVVCNSREPSGFNPSRQLEYGHNDLYLKPQASQQNPHFQPGTAPFVQRPMHPSLPQTTSGHFSFAQPAIQHHPQHSYPRLYPLPSHPDGRRRFVGDEQWRVPSNEFNTENQHGTWMSGRTPSNAGPSFGQEGF, translated from the exons ATGGCTCCGGGGCGTAAAAAAGGAGCGAACAAAAAAAAGGCGAAGAGTCAATTGAAGTTGGGCGATCTCGTTCTTGCTAAAGTCAAAGGATTCCCTGCTTGGCCTGCCAAG atAAGCCGTCCTGAAGACTGGGAGCGAGCCCCTGACCCTAAGAAATATTTTGTCCAGTTTTTTGGAACTGAAGAAAT AGCATTTGTTGCACCTGCTGATATTCAGGTATTTACAAGGGAATTGATGAATAAATTGTCAGCTCGATGTCAAGGTAAGACCAAGTATTTTGCCCAAGCTGTTAAGGAAATCTGTACAGCATTTCAAGAGATAGACAAGGAAAAATCAAGTGGTGCACTTGGCTGTGAGGCTCCATCTGTTGATGGCATAGAAGAGGATGAGATAGAGGTTGAAGTAAATGATGAAATGGGTACAGGTGGACCAAAGGGAGAAACATGGAATGAAGAAGGTGATTCTAGTTCTAAGTTAAAGCATTGTTCACATAGACAAGGGCAAACTGAGCGTGAAGATGTTAAGCCTACTTTATCTTGTGATGTGAAAGATAATTCATCTCCAGTTATGTCTTCTGAGAAGAAGGTTAAGATTTCAAGTCCTCAGCAACAGATGGTGGTATCATCTACATCTTGTTTGGGTGATCCTTCCTATGTGAAGGATGAAGTCTCTGGTGATGTAAATGTAGATGTTGATTGCACCAATAACCCTAGGAATGGTGAGACAACATCGACAAATGGCCACAAGTCTAGGACAATAGTCATCGAATCAAAGAGAGAACCTGAAAGTTCTGCTGATGTGCATAATAGCAGCAGGACCAATGGCTCTCTCGTGCCTGATAATTCCGAGCCACTGAAAGATGGAGTAAATGAAAAAGATAGTTCTGGTGGCACCATGTCCAAGTTCTCCCTAAATGCTGTTAAATCAGATTCTGGAACCAGAACAGGGAAAAAGTCTAAAGAACTTCTAGTAGCTAAAAGGAGTTTGAAGGCATCAGACAATCTGCATGAAAATGTATCTAGTCATGCGGTTGAGATCTCTGACAAGAGAAAGAGGGCCCAATCTGTGCCTGGTATAACAACAGAAATTTTGCATCCTGCAAAAAAGTTGAAAGGTGTAGGTGGAGGAGGTGATGCTGCCAAGGGATCCATCTCAAAAAACATTAGTGATTCTCCAAgctctaaaattattaataatgaagaGATCAAACAGTCCGCATTTCatgagaaaagagaaatcCTTTTGGCATTGAGAGCTCAAACAGGAAGAGTGAAATCTGATGGTTCTGCTTACTTGGCGAAAATGAAATCTGATGTTTCTTCCCTGACAAGCAAAGTTAAATCTGATGCCTCCATCCAAAGAGGTAAAGCTAAATCGGATGCTCCTACACCAGTTAGAAAAGTTAAACCTGATGGAGTTGCCCAAACAGGTACAGCAAAATCTGATGCATCTGCCCAAATCAGTACAGCCAAGTCTGATGCTACTGCCCAATCAGGGAAGGTAAAATCCAATGTTCCCAGTGATGAAGCTGTGCTGCCTGTATCAAAACGTCGTAGGCGAGCATTGGAGGCAATGTCCGACTCTGCTACCCTTGATTCCAATGATAAAGCTGGAAAAGATTCTCTACAGCCAAAGATTGAATTTACTCCTAATAATACTAAAGTTCCAGTTAATCAACTTCCCAAAAGACGGAGAGCTGTTTGCCTttatgataatgatgatgaagatgaggAGCCCAAAACACCAGTTCATGGAGGATCCACCAAAAGTGTCAGAGCACCTGCAGCTGTTGCTGATACCTCTACAAGAACTGGTTCACACATTGGAAATTCTATTTATGAACAGCATGGAAGCTCTGTTGATTTTAAGCCAAGTGTTGAAGAATCTACCATAATTGAACATAGCAGTTCAAAGGAATTATCTTCACAATTGCATGGCGATTCTTTCTCTCCTAGCCATCTGAAAAGTGATAAGAGGCCTGATACTGATGCCTCTACTAATCCTGGGCAATCAGAAGCTGAGCAGTCATCATCTAGAGATGCCAAATCAACACTGATTTCCCCCAAGGGGTCTCCTCATTCAGGTTCCATCAGTAAGCCAGCTATCGAACAACAGAAAGCCACGAAACCTTTAGTTAAAGCTTCCACAGTTGGTACTCAGAAGAGGGTTCAGTCTAGCTTCATGAAGGTCTCAAGTTCGGTTTTGGACAGTCATTCTTCTGAAAATAATGTGACAAATCCAAGAAATAGACCAGGTATTTCTGGAGAAAGACCCAAAAATACTCCAAAAGCACGGATGAATGACCCTGCTGTTTTAACAGAAACCCCGACAGA ACTTGAAGGTGGCACAGAAGAAAGAAGCAATTTGCTGGTTGATTCCAAGACTCCAGATTCAGTGATGTCAATGAAGAATCTTATTGCAGCTGCTCAAGCAAAGAGGAGAGAAGCTCACTTGCAACACTTTTCTTTTGGGAACCCTAGTTCCTTTTTATCTATTACTGATCCTCAAGGAAGTAGCCCGGGCCTCGTATCGGCCCAACCATTTTTATCTGGCACCAGCTTTTCGTTACAGGGAGATTTACAGAATTTCCATCATCGCACAAATTTAGTTTCTCCATCTACTCATGGTGGTCAATTGGAGTCAGTCAACCAGGTGGATGCTGAAGAAATTGAGGAACGACGAGTTAGTTCTGGACACAGAGCTGCTGGTGGCTCACTGAGTGGTGGCACTGAGGCTGCTGTTGCTCGTGATGCTTTTGAAGGGATGATTGAGACTTTATCAAGGACGAAAGAAAGTATAGGACGTGCAACACGTCTTGCCATTGACTGTGCCAAGTATGGAATTGCCAATGAG GTTGTGGAACTTCTAATCCGAAAATTGGAAATTGAGCCCAGTTTCCATCGTAAAGTGGACCTCTTCTTTCTTGTCGATTCAATCACCCAGTGCTCACATAATCAAAAAG GGATTGCTGGAGCTTCATATGTACCAACAGTTCAGGCAGCATTGCCACGCCTTCTGGGTGCTGCTGCGCCTCCAGGTTCTGGTGCTCGTGAAAACCGTCGTCAGTGTCTCAAG GTTTTACGTTTGTGGCTGGAGAGGAAAATTCTACCTGAAGCTGTTTTGAAGCGCTACATGGATGACATTGGATTTTCAAATGATGATTCCTCTGCTGGATTTTCCCTTAGACGTCCATCTCGAGCAGAGCGGGCTGTAGATGATCCTATCAGAGAAATGGAAGGCATGCTTGTTGATGAGTATGGAAG TAATGCCACATTCCAGTTGCCTGGATTTTTATCTTCTAATGtatttgaagatgaagatgaggaAGAGGATCTTCCTAGCAGTTCACTGAAGGAAGGTGCTGATGTCTCATCACTAGCAGAAGCAAACCGTACTTTAGGAGAATCAGAAACATATACTATTACACCTAATGACAGGCGTCATTGCATCTTAGAGGATGTGGATGGTGAGCTTGAGATGGAAGATGTGTCTGGACACCAAAAGGATGAACGGCCTTTGAGCACAGGTGGTTCTTTTGAAGTAGATGAACAGCAGCATTGCTCAGTACTGGAACCTGTAATCACCAATTCTGTTGAGTTGCCTCCTCTGCCAGAGGGCTCTCCACCACTGCCTCCTGATTCTCCTCCTCCACCCCCACCTTTACCTCCCTCACCCCCGCCTCCACTCCCAATGTCTCCATCACCACCTCCTCCTCCACCGCCTCTTCCATCACAACCACCTCCTCCTCATATACCACCTTCAGGCCCTCCACAATCGTTGGTACCTCAACTGTCAGTACCAACTCAACCTCCTTTGGCATCTCAACCAATTATACCATCAGTTTCCTCGCTACAATCCTCACCACAGTTGGCTTTTCCACCAGCTGTACCTCATGAGTATTGCAGTACATCCAGT GGTAACCAACTGGCTCAAATGTCAGGAAATATTCGTACAAATCATTCGGATGCTGTTGTAAAAAGTGAATTGTTTCCTCAACAGTCACCTTGCTTCACACCTGCTGTAGTTTGCAATTCTCGAGAACCTTCAGGATTTAATCCTTCAAGGCAACTGGAATATGGGCATAACGATCTGTATTTAAAACCCCAAGCTTCTCAACAAAACCCACATTTTCAACCAGGCACTGCACCTTTTGTGCAAAGACCTATGCATCCGAGCCTGCCACAAACTACGTCTGGTCATTTTTCCTTTGCACAGCCTGCCATTCAGCATCATCCTCAGCATTCATATCCCCGTCTCTATCCGTTGCCTTCTCATCCTGATGGACGAAGGCGATTTGTTGGTGATGAACAGTGGAGGGTGCCCTCCAATGAATTTAATACAGAGAATCAGCACGGCACATGGATGAGTGGAAGAACTCCTTCAAATGCTGGCCCATCTTTTGGCCAAGAAG GTTTCTAG